The genomic stretch TAACTACTCTGGATTATCCAGATATTACATTTCTTTGGATGGTAAGAATTGGATTGATTTACGAACGAATACCAGCTACGTAGCTAGATCGCTCAGCGAGGGTAACCATGTTGTAAGGATAAGAGTCTTCGACAATGCTGGTAACAGTATCGTTAAATCTTTGAATTTCACCGTGGATCTCACAATGCCAGAATTGAGAATACTCTATCCTTCGGAAGGATGGACGAACTCTACCAGCTTGAGGGTAAGATGGACAGGCAGCGATAGTCCATTAGGAATGGCCTATTATGAGATTCGCCTCGATGGTATGGAATGGCACAATGTGGGATTGAATACCTCCTTTTTCTTCCATGGATTGAATTTGAGCGTTCATTCGCTGGAAATTAAAGGTGTAAGTAATACTTCGCAAGAAATCATCGTAAGCACCATATTGCGCATCGATTTGACAGAACCTGGAATACCATCCTTGATAGAACCAACGAAATATGTCAATTCAGGTCGCATTTCCATATCCTGGGGGCATGCGCTGGACAATGAATCTGGCATTGGAACCTATCTGGTTAAGGTATCTAGAACATACTACGATGGCAATGAGTATGTGACAATAACGAATCCTTGGGAGGAATTAGGTGTTGTCACAACATATGTCTCGTTCGGTAACCCTGATGGTTGGTACAATATCAGTGTACGTGCTCGCGATCGGGCAGGGAACCTTGGTAAGCCAGTAACAACGCAGATCGTTTTAGATACAGAACCACCACGAGCAATCGGCTATAATCCATTAGGTCAATCAGTGAGCGTGAACCCCTCTATTATTGTGATTTTCTCCGAACCAATGCTAAAGGCCAGTGTGAGTCTTGAGATGGGAGCGGTGGGATTATTGGCCTGGGAAAGCGATACTACTTTACGTTATATACTAACTTCTAACTTATCTTATGATAGAACTTATACTATAACAATAAATGGAAGGGATTTGGCTGGTAATAGCATGTCCTCCCTTATTTGGCAATTCACCACCATTCCAAATATTGGGTGGGTAGTTGGCAAAGTTGTGGATGAACGAGGGTTTCCAATACAGGGTGTAATGGTTTCCATAGAAACGGGCCAAACTGAAGTGACCAATCGTTTAGGAGAATTTACCATCGCTGCACCGAGTGGCGTTCACACCCTCACAATTCGCTACGAAGGTTATAACGAACTGCGTTTGAATGTGACAGTCACAGCTGGGGAGGCCATCGATCTCGGAATGACTAGACTCACTAGATCGACGAATGATTTCAATTGGGTGATAATTCTGGCATTCGCGCTTTTAATCGCCGTTTCCATTGAAATGGTATATTTAAGGAAGAGAAGGAAGAATCAAGGATGATTACCATTTTCTATGCAACAATAGTTGTTACGTAGGATTTCCAAAGCCTCCTTCACTGTGAGTGGGGGATTGAATCTCTTACCGGTCTCTTTCGCCCATAACTGCATAAGCCTGGAGAAAGAAGGGAGCTCCAGCCGAGCCTGCTGCAGAACCCCTTCATTTTTTACTAGGCTAGGAATGTCTCCGTCATAAAGCACACGTTTGCTCAACACAATGACCCTTTTCGCAAGATGAAAGGCTACCGACAAATCATGAGTCGCTATTACGATAGTCTCTTTTCTGTTTTCCAATACTTCTACCAACTCTCTTCGTCCTTGTGGGTCCAAATTGGCGGTAGGCTCATCTAGCAATAGGATTTCTGGAGCCATGGCTAAGAGGCCAGCCATAGCCACGCGTTTCTTCTCACCCAAGCTCAAGCGATGAGGAATACGCTCCTCGAAACCTGATATGCCTGTCATCCTCATAGCCTCGAGCGATTTTCTCTTTACTTCTTCTTCATTAAAGCCCAAGTTCATAGGCCCAAATGTCACATCCTCCCACACAGATGGCATGAAGATTTGATCATCTGGATCCTGGAAAAGAAGGCCAACATGCCGGCGTGCCTTCATTGCAGTTTTTCTGGTCACCTCTTCCCCCATAACTATAACTTTGCCATCTGTCGGTAAATAAAGGCCAGCCATCAATAGAAGAAGTGTGCTTTTCCCCGCTCCGTTTGGACCAACTAGAGCTACGCGCTCTCCCTCAGTTATTTTTATATTCAGGTCCTCAAGTGCCATCCTGCCGTCTGCATATTTATAGCACACGTTCTCGAATCTTAAAGCATCCAATCTATGACCCCCAACTCCATGAACACTATTGTGGTTGCTGCCAGGGAAATAAAAAAGAGATAAATCATGTCTCTAAATCCAATCTTCATTTTTTCATAGTGCCCCATTTCTCCAGAGTACCCTCTTAGAAGAAGCGCGTCGTAGATATTAGTTGCACGAAGATTTGCTCTAACAAATATCATACCAATAGTATTTGATAAAGTTCTTAGGGCATGTTTGTCGAACAGGTGGCGACCTCCAGTAAAACCTCTTGCTAAGCGTGCTAGTTTCATCCTCTCCAATTCCTCAAGAAATAAAAAGATGAAACGATAAGTAAACATTAGAAGCGTGGCTAGAACTCTCGGCATGTGAAGATATCTCATCGCTCGTAGCATTTTGTGGAAAGGTGTTGTAGTGACCAATAGTAGAAGTATTATCACGCACAGGCTAATTCGAATACCAATTATCAAAGCATTCTCCCATCCTTTATAAAAGAACATGGAGACTGAAGCGAAAATTATGAAAATCAGAGCTAATGCGAAGTTGCGAAATAGATGAGAAAGAGGAATCTTCGATGATATTACAAGGAACACGGTGAACAAGCTTGCCATCGCAATCGCTTCGAATTTTCTAACCGTTGCAATAATTACGATTATGGCAATAGTGGATAGTAGTTTTATTCTAGGGTCGAG from Methanomassiliicoccales archaeon encodes the following:
- the cbiQ gene encoding cobalt ECF transporter T component CbiQ produces the protein MNFIWSHTWWRKDNGKVCPNLSLSDARVEVDAFAKTSPFFVLDPRIKLLSTIAIIVIIATVRKFEAIAMASLFTVFLVISSKIPLSHLFRNFALALIFIIFASVSMFFYKGWENALIIGIRISLCVIILLLLVTTTPFHKMLRAMRYLHMPRVLATLLMFTYRFIFLFLEELERMKLARLARGFTGGRHLFDKHALRTLSNTIGMIFVRANLRATNIYDALLLRGYSGEMGHYEKMKIGFRDMIYLFFISLAATTIVFMELGVIDWML
- a CDS encoding ABC transporter ATP-binding protein — protein: MDALRFENVCYKYADGRMALEDLNIKITEGERVALVGPNGAGKSTLLLLMAGLYLPTDGKVIVMGEEVTRKTAMKARRHVGLLFQDPDDQIFMPSVWEDVTFGPMNLGFNEEEVKRKSLEAMRMTGISGFEERIPHRLSLGEKKRVAMAGLLAMAPEILLLDEPTANLDPQGRRELVEVLENRKETIVIATHDLSVAFHLAKRVIVLSKRVLYDGDIPSLVKNEGVLQQARLELPSFSRLMQLWAKETGKRFNPPLTVKEALEILRNNYCCIENGNHP